A genomic window from Providencia alcalifaciens includes:
- a CDS encoding acid-shock protein: MKKLLAIATVLSLAVSGAALANTTAKTEHVNHGVKTHEVAKVEQGKKEVKKREVKQSGEVKAPEAAKVAK, translated from the coding sequence ATGAAAAAGTTATTAGCAATAGCAACTGTATTGTCATTAGCTGTTTCTGGTGCTGCATTAGCAAATACCACGGCGAAAACTGAACATGTAAATCATGGTGTGAAAACTCACGAAGTTGCTAAAGTAGAACAGGGTAAAAAAGAAGTTAAAAAGCGTGAAGTGAAACAATCAGGTGAAGTAAAAGCACCTGAAGCGGCTAAAGTAGCTAAATAA
- a CDS encoding phosphatase has product MYQVDLHAHTIASTHAFSTVNEYFAEAAARGMKLFAITDHGPEMQDAPHEWHFGNMPILPRIVNGVGLLYGIEANIKNKQGETDCNEKIARHLDIILAGFHEPVLEPQSLEDNTEAMIATIRSGKVQIITHPGNPKYPIDIQAVAEAAKECNVALEMNNSSFLHSRVGSKKNCIEIAKAVKEAGGWVALGSDSHHVSYLGRFDEVVEMLKSIDFPESRILNTTPRRVLDFLEAHGRKAIPEFAHF; this is encoded by the coding sequence ATGTATCAAGTTGATTTACATGCGCACACCATTGCCAGCACCCATGCATTTAGCACTGTTAATGAATACTTTGCGGAAGCCGCCGCTCGAGGAATGAAACTATTTGCCATTACCGATCATGGCCCTGAAATGCAAGATGCCCCACATGAATGGCATTTTGGCAATATGCCGATATTGCCGCGCATTGTTAATGGCGTTGGTTTGTTATATGGAATCGAAGCGAACATTAAGAATAAGCAGGGTGAGACAGACTGCAATGAAAAGATTGCTCGCCATCTAGATATTATTCTAGCGGGATTCCATGAGCCAGTTTTAGAACCACAAAGTTTAGAAGACAATACAGAAGCGATGATCGCCACTATTCGCAGTGGAAAAGTGCAAATTATTACTCACCCTGGCAACCCTAAATATCCAATTGATATTCAAGCTGTTGCCGAAGCTGCCAAAGAGTGCAACGTAGCACTAGAGATGAATAATTCCTCTTTCTTGCATTCTAGAGTGGGTAGTAAGAAGAACTGTATAGAAATAGCGAAAGCGGTGAAAGAAGCCGGTGGTTGGGTTGCATTAGGCTCAGATTCACATCATGTCAGTTATTTAGGGCGTTTTGATGAAGTGGTTGAGATGTTGAAATCCATCGATTTTCCAGAGTCCCGAATTTTGAATACCACACCACGCCGCGTTTTAGATTTTTTAGAGGCTCATGGACGTAAAGCGATTCCCGAGTTTGCTCATTTTTAA
- the alr gene encoding alanine racemase, whose product MAFRLKYLALLPLLVATACQQPAKTNIIETPSAQIQPALVNNAWIEISHSALDYNIKKVQALLGDKAGMCAVLKGDAYGHDLTLVTPVMIENNVQCIGLTSNTELKQVRDLGFKGRLMRVRNATEKEMAQATEFNVEELIGNLEMAQRLNAIAAKQGKVIPIHLALNSAGMSRNGLEVSNPEGLEQAKLISQLPNLKIVGIMSHYPEEDEAKIRKDLAKFKKESQQVLNVTGLKREDVTLHVANTYATLTVPESWLDMVRVGGIFYGDTVATKDYKRVMTFKSNIAAVNHYPKGNTVGYDKTYTLKRDSVLANIPVGYADGYRRVFSNAGHVLINGQRVPVLGKTSMNTVMVDITDIKNVQPGDEVVFFGKQGKGEITAEEVEDISGALFTEMSILWGATNKRILVN is encoded by the coding sequence GTGGCATTTCGTCTGAAATATCTTGCTCTTCTTCCTCTGCTGGTGGCGACTGCATGTCAGCAACCTGCGAAAACCAACATCATAGAAACCCCATCAGCACAAATTCAACCTGCGCTCGTTAACAATGCATGGATAGAAATTTCTCACAGTGCATTGGATTACAACATCAAGAAAGTACAAGCATTATTGGGTGATAAAGCGGGGATGTGTGCCGTTTTAAAAGGGGATGCATATGGGCATGACCTAACGTTAGTTACCCCTGTAATGATTGAAAATAATGTTCAGTGTATTGGGCTAACTAGCAACACTGAATTGAAGCAAGTTCGTGATTTAGGTTTTAAAGGGCGTTTAATGCGTGTGCGTAACGCCACAGAAAAAGAGATGGCTCAAGCCACCGAATTTAATGTAGAAGAATTGATTGGTAACTTGGAAATGGCGCAACGCTTAAATGCGATTGCAGCGAAACAGGGCAAAGTTATTCCGATTCATCTTGCATTGAACTCGGCAGGAATGTCACGAAATGGCTTGGAAGTCAGTAACCCAGAAGGATTGGAGCAAGCTAAGCTAATCTCGCAGTTACCCAATTTAAAAATCGTTGGAATTATGTCCCATTATCCGGAAGAGGATGAGGCGAAAATCCGAAAAGATCTGGCCAAATTTAAAAAAGAGTCCCAACAAGTTCTGAATGTGACAGGATTGAAACGTGAAGATGTCACTCTGCATGTTGCGAATACTTATGCAACATTGACAGTGCCTGAATCATGGTTAGATATGGTGCGTGTTGGGGGTATTTTTTATGGTGATACGGTTGCCACTAAAGACTACAAACGTGTGATGACGTTTAAATCGAATATTGCGGCGGTGAATCATTATCCGAAAGGAAACACCGTCGGTTATGACAAAACGTATACGCTGAAGCGTGATTCTGTATTAGCAAATATTCCTGTCGGTTATGCGGATGGCTACCGCCGTGTATTCAGTAATGCTGGGCATGTTTTAATTAATGGACAGCGAGTACCTGTCCTTGGAAAAACATCCATGAACACGGTAATGGTCGATATCACTGATATTAAAAATGTACAGCCAGGGGATGAGGTCGTCTTTTTTGGTAAACAAGGGAAAGGGGAGATAACCGCTGAAGAAGTTGAAGATATTAGCGGCGCGCTGTTTACTGAAATGTCCATATTATGGGGTGCAACCAATAAGCGTATTTTGGTGAACTAA
- a CDS encoding helix-turn-helix transcriptional regulator, with protein MSKKKSSSAYAEQIGERLKQARLNQNLTQTELAQFVGVSRKTVMAAEKGHTQLEMFIAIMMALNLTEQLDLFLPPQPISPIQLMKLQGKKRQRASGQRTDHTDTEEEELEW; from the coding sequence ATGAGCAAGAAAAAATCATCATCAGCCTATGCAGAGCAAATCGGCGAGCGGCTAAAACAAGCAAGACTGAATCAGAATTTAACCCAAACAGAATTAGCTCAATTTGTGGGTGTTTCGCGCAAAACAGTTATGGCCGCTGAAAAAGGTCATACTCAGCTAGAAATGTTTATTGCCATTATGATGGCGTTAAACCTAACTGAGCAATTAGATCTATTTTTACCTCCACAACCAATATCCCCTATTCAACTGATGAAATTACAAGGAAAGAAACGGCAACGTGCATCTGGACAACGCACCGACCACACTGATACTGAAGAGGAAGAATTAGAATGGTAA
- a CDS encoding type II toxin-antitoxin system HipA family toxin, giving the protein MVMEVIEVCYKSESIGALSFDSSTGLGAFEYSTEFIKKGIQLSPLKMPLSKHIYRFPELNYHTFKGLSGLIADSLPDDFGNAVMNAWVASQGKSIDSITPLQRLQYTGKRGMGALEYIPATKLHNNNTKTDIQIESLVAIAQEVLDLRSNFNVELSRNHQEDSASMMELLSVGMSAGGARPKAVLAFNHDFTQVRSGQSDIPNNFTHYLMKFDGVSEHNTNQETFGDPLGYGAMEYVYHLMAAQCGIDMMPCHLLDEGARRHFITQRFDRIGNQKVHVQTLNGLAHVDYKNPGSFSYAELFGIARELRVSANDAFQLLKRMTFNIIARNHDDHSKNFAFMLKDNKWTLTPAYDLAYSYKPGSKWVNSHWMSLNGKRDDFTREDFYSLIKLSPAFSKQKIDNIIDETLDAVSQWRKLANEWDVPAELADEINKNLRLEI; this is encoded by the coding sequence ATGGTAATGGAAGTTATCGAAGTATGTTACAAAAGCGAAAGCATTGGAGCATTAAGTTTTGATTCCTCTACAGGTCTTGGTGCCTTTGAATATTCCACTGAATTTATTAAAAAAGGTATACAGCTGTCTCCGTTAAAGATGCCACTATCAAAACATATTTATCGCTTTCCCGAACTCAACTATCACACATTTAAAGGGCTATCTGGACTTATTGCCGATTCTTTACCTGATGATTTTGGTAATGCTGTCATGAATGCATGGGTTGCAAGCCAAGGTAAATCAATTGACAGCATTACGCCTTTACAGCGCCTGCAATACACTGGCAAACGAGGAATGGGAGCATTGGAATACATCCCTGCAACCAAACTTCATAACAACAATACAAAAACCGACATTCAAATTGAGTCTCTTGTTGCTATTGCACAGGAAGTTCTCGATTTGCGTAGCAACTTTAATGTGGAATTAAGTCGCAACCATCAAGAAGATTCAGCTTCAATGATGGAGTTACTATCTGTAGGAATGAGTGCTGGTGGAGCAAGGCCTAAAGCTGTTCTCGCCTTTAATCATGATTTTACCCAAGTCCGTTCTGGTCAATCAGATATACCAAATAATTTCACTCACTATTTAATGAAATTTGATGGTGTAAGTGAACACAATACAAACCAAGAAACATTTGGAGATCCACTCGGTTATGGTGCCATGGAGTATGTCTATCATTTGATGGCGGCACAGTGCGGAATCGATATGATGCCATGCCACTTATTAGATGAAGGTGCTAGGCGACATTTCATCACTCAGCGTTTTGATCGTATCGGTAACCAAAAAGTTCACGTACAGACCTTAAATGGTTTAGCACATGTGGATTATAAAAACCCCGGTTCATTTTCCTATGCTGAATTATTTGGTATTGCCCGTGAATTACGTGTATCTGCAAATGATGCATTTCAGCTATTAAAACGAATGACTTTTAACATTATCGCTCGCAATCATGATGACCATTCCAAAAACTTTGCATTTATGCTGAAAGATAATAAATGGACTTTAACTCCCGCTTACGATCTAGCTTATAGTTATAAACCCGGCAGTAAATGGGTAAACAGCCATTGGATGAGTTTAAATGGAAAAAGAGATGATTTTACCCGTGAGGATTTTTATTCTTTAATCAAGCTCAGTCCTGCATTTAGCAAACAGAAAATCGACAATATTATAGATGAAACGCTAGATGCCGTTTCCCAATGGAGAAAACTTGCCAACGAGTGGGACGTTCCTGCTGAATTAGCCGATGAAATAAATAAAAATTTGAGATTAGAAATCTGA
- the guaA gene encoding glutamine-hydrolyzing GMP synthase yields MTTNIHKHRILILDFGSQYTQLIARRIREIGVYCELWAWDVTEEQIREFNPNGIILSGGPESTTEADSPRAPEYVFNAGVPVLGICYGMQTMSMQLGGAVEVSGEREFGYANVEILEDCDLFRGIQDALNEDGKPVLDVWMSHGDKVTAIPSSFKTIASTPSCPYAIMADVEKRFYGVQFHPEVTHTHQGLNILKRFVLDLCQCEALWTSAAIIEDTVARLKEQIGDDHVLLALSGGVDSSVTALLLNRAIGKRLTCVFVDNGLLRLNEADQVMEMFQGKFDLNIIHAKAEDRFMNALAGISDPEAKRKKIGHVFIEVFDEESSKLPNIKWLAQGTIYPDIIESAASATGKAHVIKSHHNVGGLPEDMKLGLVEPLKELFKDEVRKIGLELGLPYDMLYRHPFPGPGLGVRVLGEVKKEYCDLLRRADAIFIEELHKADLYNKVSQAFTVFLPVRSVGVMGDGRKYDWVVSLRAVETIDFMTAHWAHLPYDFLGRVSNRIINEVNGISRVVYDISGKPPATIEWE; encoded by the coding sequence ATGACTACAAATATCCATAAGCATCGCATTCTTATTCTTGATTTTGGCTCTCAGTATACTCAGCTGATTGCGCGTCGTATCCGTGAAATTGGCGTCTACTGTGAACTGTGGGCGTGGGATGTAACCGAAGAGCAAATCAGAGAGTTTAATCCTAACGGAATTATCTTGTCTGGTGGTCCAGAAAGTACGACAGAAGCTGATAGCCCACGTGCACCAGAGTATGTATTTAATGCGGGCGTGCCTGTTTTAGGTATCTGCTATGGCATGCAAACTATGTCCATGCAATTAGGTGGCGCGGTTGAAGTGTCTGGCGAACGTGAGTTTGGTTATGCGAACGTTGAAATTCTGGAAGATTGCGACCTGTTCCGTGGCATCCAAGATGCGTTGAACGAAGATGGTAAGCCCGTTTTAGATGTATGGATGAGCCATGGCGACAAAGTGACCGCTATCCCATCTAGCTTCAAAACAATTGCAAGCACCCCAAGCTGTCCATATGCCATCATGGCGGATGTCGAGAAACGCTTCTACGGTGTTCAGTTCCACCCAGAAGTGACTCACACTCATCAAGGTTTAAATATTTTAAAACGTTTCGTATTGGATCTGTGCCAATGTGAAGCGCTGTGGACGTCAGCCGCGATTATCGAAGATACCGTTGCTCGCCTGAAAGAACAAATCGGTGATGACCATGTTCTGTTAGCACTGTCTGGCGGTGTGGATTCATCTGTTACTGCGCTGTTATTAAACCGTGCTATTGGTAAGCGTCTGACTTGCGTATTCGTTGATAACGGCTTACTGCGTTTAAATGAAGCTGACCAGGTCATGGAAATGTTCCAAGGCAAATTTGACCTGAACATCATCCACGCGAAAGCAGAAGACCGCTTTATGAACGCACTGGCAGGTATTTCAGATCCAGAAGCGAAGCGTAAGAAAATTGGACACGTATTTATCGAAGTGTTCGATGAAGAGTCTTCTAAGCTGCCAAATATCAAATGGTTAGCGCAAGGGACTATTTACCCAGATATTATCGAGTCTGCGGCATCAGCAACGGGTAAAGCACACGTCATTAAATCTCACCATAACGTGGGTGGCTTACCGGAAGATATGAAGCTGGGTCTGGTTGAACCTCTGAAAGAGTTGTTCAAAGACGAAGTGCGTAAGATTGGTCTGGAGTTAGGCCTGCCATACGATATGCTGTACCGTCACCCATTCCCAGGCCCAGGTTTAGGCGTTCGTGTTCTGGGCGAAGTGAAGAAAGAGTATTGTGACTTGCTGCGTCGCGCAGATGCTATCTTTATCGAAGAGCTGCATAAAGCGGATCTGTACAATAAAGTTAGCCAAGCATTTACCGTATTCTTACCAGTGCGCTCTGTTGGCGTAATGGGCGATGGCCGTAAGTATGATTGGGTTGTTTCTCTGCGTGCAGTTGAAACCATCGACTTTATGACTGCTCATTGGGCTCACTTGCCATATGATTTCTTAGGCCGCGTGTCTAACCGCATTATCAATGAAGTGAATGGCATTTCCCGCGTAGTCTATGACATCAGCGGCAAGCCACCAGCAACCATTGAGTGGGAATGA
- the guaB gene encoding IMP dehydrogenase: protein MLRIKKEALTFDDVLLVPAHSTVLPNTADLSTQLTAKIRLNIPMLSAAMDTVTESDLAIALAQEGGIGFIHKNMSIERQAEEVRRVKKHESGVVTDPVTVTPETTIREVQEMAERNGFAGYPVVSKDNSLVGIITGRDVRFVTDLDQPVTAVMTPKERLVTVKEGEAREVVLQKMHEKRVEKALVIDDNFHLLGMITVKDFQKAERKPNACKDEQGRLRVGAAVGAGAGNEERVDALVAAGVDVLLIDSSHGHSEGVLQRIRETRQKYPDLQIIGGNVATAEGAKALADAGVSAVKVGIGPGSICTTRIVTGVGVPQITAIAEAAGALEGTGIPVIADGGIRFSGDISKAIAAGAACVMVGSMFAGTEESPGETILFQGRTYKAYRGMGSLGAMSKGSSDRYFQSDNAADKLVPEGIEGRVAYKGRLKEIIHQQMGGLRSCMGLTGCGTIDMLRTKAEFVRISGAGIQESHVHDVTITKESPNYRLGQ from the coding sequence ATGTTACGCATTAAAAAAGAAGCACTAACTTTCGACGACGTTTTACTCGTCCCTGCACACTCAACTGTACTGCCAAACACGGCAGATCTGTCCACTCAACTGACCGCAAAAATCCGCCTGAACATTCCTATGCTCTCCGCAGCGATGGATACTGTCACCGAATCTGATCTGGCTATCGCACTGGCTCAAGAAGGTGGTATTGGATTTATCCATAAAAACATGTCCATTGAGCGTCAAGCTGAAGAAGTTCGTCGTGTGAAAAAACATGAAAGCGGCGTCGTGACTGATCCTGTCACTGTTACTCCAGAAACCACAATTCGTGAAGTGCAAGAAATGGCTGAACGTAATGGTTTCGCGGGTTATCCTGTGGTTTCTAAAGATAATTCTTTAGTGGGTATTATTACAGGTCGTGACGTACGTTTCGTGACGGATTTAGATCAGCCAGTCACTGCGGTGATGACGCCAAAAGAGCGTTTAGTGACCGTGAAAGAAGGCGAAGCACGCGAAGTTGTTTTACAAAAAATGCATGAGAAACGTGTTGAGAAAGCCTTAGTTATCGATGATAACTTCCATCTGTTAGGTATGATCACGGTTAAAGATTTCCAAAAAGCAGAACGTAAACCAAACGCATGTAAAGACGAGCAAGGCCGTCTGCGTGTAGGTGCGGCTGTCGGTGCTGGTGCAGGTAACGAAGAACGTGTTGATGCACTGGTTGCAGCAGGCGTTGATGTTCTGCTCATTGACTCCTCACACGGTCATTCTGAAGGGGTTTTACAGCGTATTCGTGAAACTCGCCAAAAATACCCTGATTTACAAATCATTGGTGGTAACGTTGCAACAGCTGAAGGTGCGAAAGCATTAGCAGATGCTGGCGTTAGCGCAGTGAAAGTGGGTATCGGCCCTGGTTCAATTTGTACGACTCGTATCGTAACTGGTGTGGGGGTACCTCAAATTACCGCAATCGCTGAAGCGGCAGGTGCATTAGAAGGCACGGGTATTCCTGTCATTGCGGATGGTGGTATCCGTTTCTCTGGAGATATCTCTAAAGCTATCGCGGCAGGCGCTGCGTGTGTAATGGTTGGCTCCATGTTTGCAGGTACCGAGGAATCTCCGGGTGAAACTATCCTATTCCAAGGTCGTACCTATAAAGCATATCGTGGAATGGGTTCTCTGGGAGCGATGTCTAAAGGTTCTTCAGACCGTTATTTCCAATCTGATAACGCAGCAGACAAACTGGTTCCAGAAGGTATCGAAGGTCGCGTGGCTTACAAAGGTCGCTTAAAAGAGATCATTCACCAACAAATGGGTGGCTTACGCTCATGTATGGGTCTGACAGGTTGCGGTACTATCGATATGCTGAGAACGAAAGCTGAATTCGTGCGTATCAGTGGAGCGGGTATCCAAGAAAGTCACGTTCATGATGTGACTATCACTAAAGAGTCTCCTAACTATCGCTTAGGGCAGTAA